The following coding sequences are from one Marinoscillum sp. 108 window:
- a CDS encoding DUF4249 domain-containing protein, giving the protein MKKQYLILLLTLGSVVACVKPYDFDPLSYEKVLVIDGAVTNEPGPYEVSITYTFPLEETTAETVADAQVWVMDGAGLRTDFSPSESGVYTSPPAFRGVVGNRYSLFVEMPDGSLYTSDEQLLKASPEIDSIYGKYAQLPNDADEQNVGGIQFFIDSHDDTGETRHYRYEWEEAYKIQVPYPAHYEVVVSDTDTVIVPLDTPKGICYQEYYSNSLIYGTSVGSRENRMAEFPVRFVSEKLPHLRTRYALLVKQYAISESAYLFYKRLRENNESGGSLFDKQTGSIFGNIHAVDNAEQSVLGYFEVSGVSSKRRFFYNRDLDERLRAGHFPYSCLYTERISTVPDSAYYYLQIYDGNIYALYTFPPSVDIYSRGCTDCSFYAEVIPPDYWVN; this is encoded by the coding sequence ATGAAAAAACAATACCTCATATTGCTGTTGACCCTTGGCTCTGTGGTGGCGTGCGTAAAACCCTATGACTTTGATCCACTCTCCTATGAGAAGGTGCTGGTGATAGACGGTGCAGTGACCAACGAACCAGGTCCCTATGAAGTCAGTATTACCTATACTTTTCCATTGGAGGAGACCACTGCAGAGACAGTGGCTGACGCCCAGGTGTGGGTTATGGATGGCGCCGGACTCAGAACAGACTTCAGCCCGTCAGAGTCGGGGGTGTACACTTCACCTCCTGCATTTCGCGGGGTGGTGGGCAATCGCTACAGCCTCTTTGTGGAGATGCCCGATGGCTCCCTCTATACCTCCGATGAGCAGTTGCTCAAGGCTTCGCCTGAGATAGACAGTATATATGGAAAATATGCCCAACTGCCCAACGACGCTGACGAGCAGAATGTGGGTGGCATCCAGTTTTTCATAGACTCCCATGATGATACCGGAGAAACCAGGCATTATCGATATGAATGGGAAGAAGCTTATAAAATACAGGTACCATACCCGGCTCATTATGAGGTGGTGGTTTCGGATACCGATACGGTCATCGTGCCACTGGATACCCCAAAAGGGATTTGTTATCAGGAGTATTATTCCAACTCGCTGATTTATGGCACGTCAGTAGGCTCCCGCGAAAATCGCATGGCCGAGTTTCCGGTGCGCTTCGTCAGCGAAAAACTCCCCCATCTGCGCACCCGCTATGCGCTTCTGGTCAAGCAATACGCCATTTCGGAATCAGCCTATCTTTTCTATAAGCGGCTGAGGGAAAACAATGAATCAGGCGGCTCGCTTTTTGACAAACAAACCGGATCCATCTTCGGAAATATTCATGCTGTAGACAATGCCGAGCAGTCCGTTCTGGGGTATTTTGAGGTATCGGGAGTTTCCAGCAAACGGAGGTTTTTCTACAACCGTGACCTGGATGAGCGATTGAGGGCGGGCCATTTCCCCTATAGCTGCCTCTACACCGAGCGCATTTCCACAGTACCAGACAGTGCCTATTACTATCTTCAGATATACGACGGTAATATTTACGCCCTTTACACATTTCCCCCTTCAGTAGATATTTACTCCAGGGGCTGTACAGATTGTTCATTCTACGCCGAGGTGATCCCTCCTGACTATTGGGTAAACTAG
- a CDS encoding TonB-dependent receptor — translation MKFSTILIGTILTMASWQAFSQTKGPVVTGDYSDTPLQEVFEDVEQQSGLQFFYHQPWVDSVKVTGVFRQTPISTALATILEGSTLSFHQIDGRIIITNNAVVINQPTILHSFSQSSEVSRGIAKGLVFAREYQDQTDDQSDLENYVFEIGNRNSMKTNGSSTIAGYVKSAENGEPVVGALVYLPEPFTATSSDESGFYSLTLPNGKHKIMIQYVGMKTTQRNVVLFSSGKLNIDMDVDVIALQEVTIESDRDINVKSVQMGVNKINIEEVKTVPIVLGENDILKIATTKAGVQTVGEGASGFNVRGGKADQNLILINDAPVYNASHFFGFFSVFNSDAIENMELYKSGIPSKFGGRLSSVFDIQAKSASKTEFKGQGGISPITSKMTLEIPLIKDKTSLLLGGRTTYSNWVLSKVKSAGFNENRVSFYDLITQVDHQIDDKNDLRLSAYVSHDKFRLSSDTLFSFSNFSFDNINGSARWTHKFTNNLEGAFSAIYSDYHYDLQYDESAPNAFTQNFGINEATAKADFDYYMEENRKITFGASVKRYDVNPGQKIPLGQESLIQGQEVARERGIESAIHLASEIEINDFSIYGGIRYVMFNAVGPQKVYTYESGLPKNSDTEIDSAQYGPGEIIKTYHGPEWRFSGRYTLNNASSLKLSLSRTRQYIHSLSNSASLSPTDTWRLSSEHIAPQTADQVALGYYRNMFRNRVEISIEGYYRLLQNLVDFKTGSTYLLNQKIEREVLQGPGKSYGIEFSLTKSGRLNGWLNYAYARTFIKLDGNFQEEIVNDGKFFPTGYDKPHTINLVANYKLTRRFSFSLNTTYNTGRPVTFPVAAFDFKGSQNIHFSDRNAFRIPDYFRIDLGINLEGNHKIQKLSHSFWSLSIYNLTGRDNPFSVFFDVKNGQIQGSQLIVFGNPIPTLSYNFKF, via the coding sequence ATGAAGTTTAGCACCATCCTGATTGGCACAATACTCACCATGGCTTCATGGCAGGCGTTCTCCCAAACCAAAGGGCCGGTTGTCACCGGTGATTATTCAGACACGCCATTGCAGGAAGTTTTTGAGGATGTGGAGCAGCAAAGCGGTTTGCAGTTCTTCTATCATCAGCCATGGGTAGACTCCGTGAAAGTCACAGGCGTCTTTCGCCAGACACCCATCAGCACTGCGCTTGCCACCATATTGGAGGGCTCCACACTCAGTTTTCACCAGATCGACGGGCGAATCATTATTACCAACAATGCGGTGGTCATTAATCAACCTACCATCCTTCATTCATTCAGTCAGTCGTCCGAAGTTTCTCGTGGCATCGCCAAAGGACTCGTTTTCGCCCGCGAATATCAGGATCAGACCGATGACCAGTCTGATCTGGAAAACTACGTGTTTGAGATCGGCAATCGAAATAGCATGAAAACAAATGGCTCCTCTACCATCGCAGGATATGTAAAGAGCGCAGAGAATGGTGAGCCTGTAGTGGGTGCCCTTGTGTACCTCCCCGAACCCTTCACCGCTACCTCCTCGGATGAGAGTGGTTTTTACTCCCTCACTTTGCCCAACGGTAAACACAAGATCATGATACAATACGTGGGAATGAAAACCACCCAACGCAATGTGGTGCTGTTCTCCAGCGGAAAACTCAACATAGACATGGATGTAGACGTGATTGCTCTGCAAGAGGTGACCATTGAGTCTGACAGGGACATCAATGTAAAAAGCGTGCAGATGGGCGTCAATAAAATCAATATTGAAGAAGTAAAGACCGTGCCCATCGTACTTGGGGAAAATGATATTTTGAAAATTGCCACCACCAAAGCCGGCGTGCAAACAGTGGGCGAGGGGGCCTCGGGATTTAATGTGCGCGGAGGCAAGGCTGATCAAAACCTCATCCTCATCAACGATGCGCCTGTTTACAATGCCTCACACTTCTTTGGTTTTTTCTCGGTTTTCAATTCGGATGCCATAGAAAACATGGAGCTCTACAAAAGTGGAATTCCCTCCAAATTCGGCGGTCGCCTGTCTTCAGTGTTCGACATACAGGCCAAGTCGGCCAGCAAAACAGAATTCAAAGGTCAGGGTGGCATCAGCCCCATCACCTCCAAGATGACGCTGGAGATCCCGCTGATCAAAGACAAAACAAGCCTGCTGCTGGGAGGCCGCACCACCTACTCCAATTGGGTATTATCCAAAGTAAAAAGTGCCGGATTCAATGAGAACCGCGTGTCCTTTTATGACCTCATCACCCAGGTAGATCATCAAATAGACGATAAAAATGACCTGAGACTCTCGGCCTATGTGAGTCATGACAAGTTCAGGCTTTCTTCGGATACCCTGTTTTCTTTTTCCAACTTCTCCTTTGATAACATCAATGGCTCTGCCCGCTGGACCCACAAGTTTACCAATAACCTGGAGGGTGCATTTTCGGCTATTTATTCAGATTATCACTACGACCTGCAGTATGACGAGTCGGCTCCCAATGCCTTCACCCAGAACTTTGGCATCAATGAGGCCACGGCCAAAGCAGATTTTGATTACTACATGGAGGAAAACCGCAAAATCACCTTTGGGGCATCTGTGAAAAGGTATGATGTAAATCCCGGACAAAAGATTCCTCTTGGTCAGGAGTCACTCATTCAGGGTCAGGAGGTAGCTCGTGAAAGGGGAATAGAAAGTGCGATTCATCTGGCCAGCGAAATAGAAATTAATGACTTCTCCATTTACGGGGGCATCCGGTATGTGATGTTTAATGCCGTAGGACCCCAAAAGGTATATACTTATGAGTCCGGCCTGCCCAAAAACAGCGATACCGAAATAGACTCTGCGCAATATGGCCCCGGCGAAATCATCAAGACCTATCATGGGCCAGAGTGGCGTTTCTCCGGAAGATACACCCTCAACAATGCGAGCTCTCTCAAACTGAGTCTGAGCCGCACCCGGCAATACATCCATAGCTTGTCCAACTCGGCCTCACTGTCGCCTACAGACACCTGGAGGCTTTCCAGTGAGCACATAGCGCCACAGACCGCCGATCAGGTGGCACTGGGTTACTATCGAAACATGTTTAGAAACCGAGTGGAGATCTCCATAGAAGGTTACTACAGGCTGCTTCAAAATCTGGTAGACTTCAAGACGGGCTCTACTTATTTACTCAATCAAAAAATAGAACGGGAAGTGCTGCAGGGGCCTGGAAAATCGTATGGCATTGAGTTTTCCCTTACCAAATCGGGCCGACTCAATGGCTGGCTCAACTATGCCTATGCCCGAACTTTCATCAAACTCGATGGGAACTTTCAGGAAGAGATCGTCAATGATGGAAAATTCTTTCCAACCGGATATGACAAGCCGCACACCATCAATCTGGTGGCTAATTACAAGCTCACGCGAAGGTTTAGTTTCTCACTAAACACCACCTACAACACCGGTAGGCCGGTCACATTTCCCGTGGCAGCCTTTGACTTCAAAGGGTCACAAAACATTCACTTCTCAGACAGAAATGCTTTCAGAATTCCTGACTATTTCAGAATAGACCTGGGGATCAACCTGGAAGGAAACCACAAAATTCAAAAACTATCACACTCCTTCTGGTCATTATCCATCTACAACCTTACCGGACGAGACAATCCCTTTTCGGTATTCTTTGATGTGAAAAACGGACAAATACAGGGCTCACAGCTCATTGTCTTTGGAAACCCCATCCCAACACTCTCATATAATTTTAAGTTTTGA
- a CDS encoding TRAP transporter small permease subunit — MIRISEWIDGVNEYVGKSVSWLSLLLVVIIIIDVALRYTFHMTSSASFELEWHLFAALFLLSAGWTLHQDKHVRVDVFYQRFSDRQKAVVNFIGCLFLLIPLCVIGIGEGYQFAKNAYLMGETSPDPGGLPARFIIKSTIPVGFLLLGLQGVSIILKSLKTILSHD; from the coding sequence GTGATCAGAATTTCAGAATGGATTGATGGGGTCAATGAGTATGTTGGCAAGAGCGTGAGCTGGCTGAGTCTCCTGTTGGTGGTAATTATCATCATAGATGTGGCGCTTCGGTACACCTTTCACATGACCTCTTCGGCTTCTTTCGAGCTGGAATGGCACTTGTTTGCGGCCCTGTTTTTACTCTCTGCCGGGTGGACACTCCATCAGGACAAGCATGTGCGGGTAGATGTCTTTTATCAACGATTTTCGGATCGACAAAAGGCCGTGGTGAATTTCATCGGGTGTTTGTTTTTGTTGATCCCCCTCTGTGTGATAGGCATTGGCGAGGGCTATCAGTTTGCTAAAAATGCCTACCTCATGGGCGAGACCAGCCCTGATCCTGGCGGCTTGCCAGCCAGATTTATCATAAAGTCGACGATCCCGGTTGGCTTTTTACTCCTGGGCTTGCAGGGTGTTTCCATTATTTTGAAATCGCTGAAGACCATCTTGAGTCATGATTGA